The genomic segment GGAGACGGCATCACCTTCCTCCGACCTGATAATTACTGACGACTCCGCGAAAGGAGCCGCCGATGGAGCAGGACGTTCTCGCGGCGCTGCGCGAACTGACTGCCAAAGTGGACCGTCTCCTCGCCGAATCCAGACCCGCCTACACCGCGCAGCCGACTCTCTTGAACCTTCCCTTCCCGAAGAAATCCCGGCAACTGGACTCTCCAAGAGCCATCTATGAATACGTGCGAAAGGCAATGGAGGATCTGCCGCAGGAACACGGCGTCGTGCTCTGCCTCAACGCCAAACTCTACGCGGCGCACGTCGAGGTCGTCTCGAAGGGCACGGCGAACGCCACCTTGCTTTATCCTCGCGACGTGTTCCGCGTGGCGGTGCAACAGAACGCCTCGGCGATCGTGCTCGTCCACTGCCATCCTTCGGGCGACCCGACTCCTTCCGAAGAAGACCTGAAAGCCACCCAGAACCTCTACAAAGCGTCGAGACTCCTCGACATCCCCATCGTCGACCATCTCGTGGTCGGAAGGGAAGGTTACGTCTCGCTCAAAGAGCAGTGCCCCTATCTGTTTCGTTAGGAGACCCCCATGACACAGGCGGAACTGATCGCCAGAGCCAGAGAAAGCGATGAAGCCGCTTTTGTCTGTCTTTTCCGCTCCGTCGAGGGGCTCGCCGCCGCGATGGCATGGCGCTACGGCAACGCGGATGAAGGCGACCTTGAAGACACTCTTCAAGAGATGCGCCTGCGGCTGTGGCAGAAACTCCACCTGTGCGACGCGGAAGGTGACGACTGGCGGTTCGCCGCCTGGGCCGGAACGGTCTTTCACAACGTCGCCGTGGACGTACGGCGCAGAAAAGCCCGCCGAAATCATCCCGTTCCGTTCGCCGACACGATAGATCCGAAGCCGCTTCCCGATGCGGCAGCCATAGCGAACGAGGAGCGCGCGCTTCTTCTCGGACTCATCGGAGCGATTCCTTCGGAGAGGAACCGTCTCGCCGTGCGGCTTTGCCATCTCGGCGACCTGTCCATCCGCGAACTTGCCCACGCGATGGACTGCAACCCCATCACCGCCAAAGTGCGCGCATTCCGGGGCGTCGCCGCCATGAAGCGAATGGCGAAGGCGCTCCGCCCGCCCGACGCCCGTTGAATCCGCCCTTCGCAGAATCGTCCGAAACCCTCAAAGCAAAACCGTTCTCACCGAAAGGAGTCCGTACGGTGAACATCGAGCTCATCGAAAAACCCTTCGACCGGGATGACCTCCAGCAGAAGCCCGGTTCCTACGGCAAGCTGCTCACCTACGTGGCGACGCCCGCCTATGTCCGTCGGATGAACGAAGTCTTCGACTACCGCTGGTCGTGTCAGGTCGTGAAACTCGACTTCCATGACGATGAGGTGATCGCCGTCGTCTCCGTAGCGGCAGATGGCGTCACGAAGACGCAGGCCGGCGGGAAGCGCCTCACCCGCGATAAGGATGGAAACCTCATCCCCCTCGGAGATGACGCGAAGTCCGCCATCTCGACGGCGTTCAAGAAGGCGTGTCAATTGTTCGGCATCGGCCTCTACCTGTCCGAGATGGACGACGAAGAGAAGCCGAGCACCGGTAACGATGCACCTGAGCGCGCGACCTCGAAGACGAGCGGCGGCATCTCCGACGCCCAACTGGGTTTCATCCGCAAGCTGCGGACGGAGCTCGGATGGTCGGCGGATGAGGTGAACGCCCTCTCCCGGAAACTCTTCAAGACGGACGTTCCGAGCCCCAACAAGACGCAGGCGTCCGGGCTCATCGCCGCCCTGAAGAAGAATGCCGCCTCTGCGGATTCCCCTGAGGAGGACGAAGTCCCGTTCTGACGGCTCGCACGCGGTCAACCACAGACACCACAGGGACGGACGCTTGTTCGTCCCTTCTTTCGTAAAGGAGTAGACGGATGGAGATCTCCATCAGCCGCCTGCGGACGTATCTCGCATGTCCGCAGTTGTATCGCTACCGCTACGTGCTTCTGGAGAAGCCGGAGTTCACGTCGGCGGACATGGCGTTCGGGGAGGCGATGCACTTCGCCATCGCCGAATACCACTGCTCAAAGAACAACCTGACCGCAGACCGGATGTTCGCGGAGTGGCAGAGATACTGGGACGCCCTTGTCAAAGACGCCGAGGAGCATCAGCGGGAAGTCCGCTTCAGGTCGCTTGAAGGGGCGAAACTCGTCGAGAAGGCAAAGGCGCTGTGTGAGGAATACGTCTCGCAGTTCGCAGCAGCCAAGGCCGACGACGTGGAACTCCTGTTTCAGGTGCCGCTTCTCGACCCGACGACCGGCGCAGGCTCCCTCGACCACACGCTCACCGGTCGGATAGACCTCGTGTCGAACCGATGTCTCTACGAGTTCAAGACCGCCGGGCGTTCCTACTCGCAAGGCGAAGCCGACATCTCCGTGCAACTCACCGCCTACGCTCTCGCCTACGAGAGTATCTCTACGGCGGGCCTGCGGAGCATCTGTATCTGGTGACCCTCGTGAAGACGAAGGTTCCGAAGATACAGGTGTTGGAGACGACCCGCTCACTCGCGGACTTCCAGTTCCTGATGGAGATGGCGGAGGGCATCGTCCGCTCCATCGAGACGGGACTGTTCTTCCGGAACCTGGAATACGTTTACGGCTGCCACAACTGCGAACACTCCCGGAAGTGTCTGGGAGCGCGGTTCTGACTCACCGCACGAAAATACAACGCCCTATGGATCTTCATAGGGCTTTTCACTTGGGGTGGAAATAAGAAACCCCGTCGTTTCCGACGGGTCCGAGGAACTCCACACAATTGCGCATATCCTCGGCATCGAGGAGCAACGCGTACTCCACGAGACGACGAATGGATTCACCGATGCTGTAGCGACGCGCTGGGGCGAACAGGATCCCCCAGTGCTCTTTGCCCGATTGCTTCCATTCGCTTGCGAGCCGGAGAAAGTCGGTGTCGTGGGTGAACAGCACCGCCTGTCGGTGCGTGGCATATGCCAGTTGATCTTCGTCGAGAAGTCCGAGATTACCGGCATCCCTTGCCGACTCCGCATCGATGCCTCGGCGTCTGAGTTGTTCGGCGATCACGGTTGGAACGTGTTCATCGGTGTAGAGTCGAAGCGGCACGTCGCTTCTCCTCCAGTATCGAGCGCGGATGTTGCTTCTCCATTTCGCGCACGAACACCTCGTCCTCGCGGATTTCGGCGTTTATCTCCTCCGCGTGGTCGTAGTAATAGGAGAGGGCGTCGTGAACCTGCGCGAGCGTCAGGTGCGAATGCGCAGCGACGATCTCGTCCGGCGTCCAGCCCATCAACTCGTATTCGGTAACGATGTGCGACACCTTGATGCGGGTTCCCCGAATGATCGGTTTCCCGCGGCAAACCCCTTTCTTTCGTGTGATATAGGGATATTTCGTCTTGGATTCGGCGACGGATGTGGACATGGCTTGTCCCTTCTACGCAGTGATATCGTGGGCGGTCAATGTTCTGACAGAAGCATACCACGCGAACGGAGGCAGTCAATGTCGCGAATTCGCCCTTGCGTCATCCAAGTCGATTGATCGCATCCGTTTGCCACGCGATTGTCACAACAGCCCGCACGAAACGGGTCGAAATGGCGGGAACGGAATCGAAGTCGCAGTGCCGCGAAACGTAGTCAAGGAGCGGTCTTTGGTCGAATACCCCGAACTACGTCGAACGGAATCGAAACGCCGAAATCTGCTTTGGGAGCAGAGGGTCGCTGGTTCAAATCCAGTCGCCCCGACCATCCGTAGTCTCCTGCGGATCGTGCCTTAGCAGGACTTTCCGTTCCCGCGCGAGGCTCACACCCAGAGACGCCGTGAGACGATGCGCGACCGAGCCGCCCCCACCCACGAACAGCAGGCGCGCGAGAAGATCACCGAGATGGTGCGGCGCATCCGCGACGAAGTCCGTCCCGACCGCATCATCCTGTTCGGCTCCTACGCCCGGGGAACCGCCGGACCCGACAGTGACGTCGATCTGCTCGTCATTCTGAGGGATGCGACGCCCAAGCGCCGCAAGACCGCCGAGATCTACCGCCTGCTCGCAGGCAGCGGACTGCCGAAGGACATCATCGTCGCAACCCACGACGAGACGCTGCGCGAGCAGTACATCCCGGGGAGCGTCATCGGCGAGGCGGTCCGAGAAGGCGTGGTGGTCTATGACGCGGCGGCCTCCTGAGATCCTCGATGCCGTCCACCGATGGGCCCGGAAGGCAGAACACGATCTCATCACGGCGCAGCATACCTTCTCGTTGGACGACGATGTGTGCCCGTTCGACACCATCTGCTTCCACGCCCACCAATGCATCGCGAAATACCTGAAGGCTCTGCTGACGTTTGAGGGCACGCGGTTCTACCGATCCCACGATCTGACGGAGCTTGCGCCGTTGCTCTCGGACCCGTCCTCCGAAGCCCTTCCTGCCGCCGACTGTGCTGAACTCAACAGCTATGCCGTGGAAGTCCGGTATCCCGACGAGCGCCCTGAGCCCACGCGTGACGAGGCGGCGATAGCCCTTGGAGTGGCACAGGAGACACGGGATGCCATCCGGCGATTCCTTCCCGAACGCGTCCTGGTGTGAACCTGGCACTCGTCTGCCAGGCGCCCCATGCAAGCCATGACGGCGACGCGTCCGAAGAATGAGGTCGAACTGCAGGATGCCGTCTGAAAGGACCTTGCCCTCGTAGAGGTTCCGGTACTTCGCGTCGGGCACGCCGTACTGGACGGCGTGAGCCCCGGGATCGAACGGTTCAACGGCGATCAGTCGGATTCGGACGTTCGTGTCTGAGGCAGGCATCGTCTTCCCTTGTCGATCTAGCGAGACTCCGCACATCCACTGTATACGCCAGGTAGCCATTCACGTGACAAGCCCCTGTGCAGGCGGGCCGAGATTGCGGTCGCGGAAGACTTTGCCAACCAGGGGTTGTGCGCTGCGTTGGCGACTGGTACGATCTCACCTGTAACGTTAAATCAGCGAGCCGGTGGCGACTCGTCTGTCGCCAGGTGAACGCGGTGAGGCGGTGATACCCGTCCTCACGCTTGAGGAGGTACTTACCGTGATTGGCAACCAGTCCGCCAAGTTCAGCGCAACCATCACAGGTCGTCGCGTCTTGCCGTCCGATCCCGCTGGACCGAAGATCGAGACGTCCGTGGCTGGGGAGGGCATCGTCGGAGGCGCACCGGCAACCACGATGGGCACTTACTGGAGCATCGTGCGAGCCGACGGAACGATGTACGGCGAGGGCCAAGGCGTCGTCATGACATCGGACGGCAGTATGGCGACATGGCGAGGCAATGGCGTCGGCAAGTTCACCGACACACGCGGCGCGGTGAGCTTCCGGGGAGCCGTCTACTTCGAGTCGTCTCAGGCGCCACTGTCGAACCTGAACGGCGTCGCTTGCGTCTACGAATGGGATGTGGACGCCGCCGGCAACGGCACGTGGAACATCTGGGAGTGGAAGTGACAGAGGCTCTCTGGCGGCGGTCCTTCTGGGACCGCTGCCAGCTCGATCTGGCTCTTCGGAGCTAGTTGCCCTCCCGACGGTCGGCGCACTGGGACGGCGCACCCTCGGCAACGCGTGCGCCCGACGACAGAGCGCTTGATCCCTGTCTCCCTCGCGGCGACAATGGCGCAACGATCCCTCTCAAGCCGCTGCCACGCCACCGCCGGTAGAGGAGAGACGATGCTTGCTCGACGCCTGTTCCCCGTCTTGCTCGCTGCCTGCGCCGTCCTGATCGGCTGCGCGGCAAAGTCGCTTCCGACGCCGTCCGAATCAGCCGCCATCGCCGCGATCCGCTCCCTTCAGCCGTCCGACTTCCTCGAGAGCGCTGTCGTCGGGCCCCAGGGCGACGGGACCTATGTCGTCGCGACGACGCAGATCGTCGCGCCCGCCGGAACGACCGTCGAGTTCCCCGGCAGACCGACCGACCTCGCGCTCCATCCGTCGGAGCCGATCCTCGCCGTCAAGAACCGGTCGGACGTCGTCTTCTTCGACACGATGACCCACGCGATCGTCCAGACGCTCGCCATCCCCGGCGCGGGAGGCAGCTTCACGGGCATCGAGTGGGACCGCGACGGCAAGCGCGTCTGGACGACGGACACGCGCGGCTTCCTCCGCGCCGCCGAGCGGGACGCGTCCGGCGCGTTCGCCTGGACCGTGGATATCCGTCTGCCGGGACCGTCTGAGACGGACAACCCGGCCGCTGGCGGGTTCGCGTTCGATGGCGGCTACGCCTACGTCGCTCTGAGCCGGAACAACGCCGTCGCGGTCGTGAACCTGGCGTCGGGCACCGTCGAGGCGCAGATTCCCGTCGGCATCGCGCCCTACGACGTGCTGCGGCTGGGAGACAAGGCGTACGTCACCAACTGGGGCGGCAGGCGTCCGCAGGAGGGCGACGTCACGGGTCCCACATCCGGGAGCCGCGCCGTCGTCGATCCAGAGACCGGCATCGCCTCGACCGGAACCGTGACCGTGCTCGACCTGACGGCTCGCACGGCAACCTCCGAGATCGCCGTCGGGCTCCATCCATGCGGGATGGCGCTGAGCCCCGACGGATCGCGCCTCTACGTCGCCAACGCGAACAGCCACACGGTCTCCGTCATCGACACCGGCTCCGACGCCGTGCTCGACACGCTGAGCGCCAAGCCGATGGACGTTTTGCCCTTCGGCAGCGCGCCCAACGCACTCGCCATCTCGCCGGACGGTTCCCGACTCTACGTCGCCATCGGCGGGAACAACGCGCTCGCCGTCATCGACTTGGGTTCCCGCAAGGTCGTGGGGCTGATCCCGACCGGCTGGTACCCGGGCTCCGTCCTGCTCACGAACGACGCAACCTCCCTCTGCGTCGCCAACACGAAGGGCGTCGGCGGCAGGAACGCGTCGCGGGAGCACGGGTTGAACTCCCACGACCACATGGGCTCCGTCTCATTCATCCCCGTGCCGACCCGTGAGAAGCTGACCGCGCTGACGATCTCGGCGGCGACGAGCATGCGGCTGCCCACGATACTCGTCAACCTCGGCGGCGACCCCGGACCCCAGACCGTTGTGCCGCTGCCAACGAAGCCCGGCGAGAAGTCCGTCTTCAAGCACGTCCTCTACATCATCAAGGAGAACCGCACCTACGATCAGGTGTTCGGCGACATGCCTCAGGGCAACGGCGATCCGTCGTTGACTCACTTCGGACGCGAGGTGACTCCGAACCATCACGCGCTCGCGGAGCAGTTCGTCCTACTGGACAACTTCTACTGCAACGGCGTCCTCAGCGCAGACGGACACCAATGGACCGACGAGGGCTACGTCACCGACTACATCGAGAAGAGCTTCGGCGGGTTCAACCGGAGCTACCCGTACGACGGCGATGACGCGCTCGCCTACGCCTCATCCGGGTTCCTGTGGGACAATGTCCTCCGAGCCGGACTTACATTCCGCGACTACGGCGAGTTCGTCAAAGCGCGGATCGAACCGTCGTCGGCTACGTGGCAGGATATCTACCGCGACTACCTCGACGGCACGAGCAACATCAGCATCCGCGCAACGACGGAGCTCCATACGTTGGAGCCCTACCTCTGTCCCACCTTCGTCGGGTTCCCCGGCAAGGTCCCCGACGTCTACCGCGCCCGGCAGTTCCTGAACGAGCTTGCGGAGTTCGAGGCAAAGGGCGAGCTCCCCAACTTCATGATTATGCTCCTGCCGAACGACCACACCGTCGGAACGCGCGAAGGCTACCCGACGCCGCGCGCCGCCGTCGCCGACAACGACCTCGCCCTGGGCATGGTCGTCGAGGCGGTCAGCAAGAGCCGGTTCTGGAAGGACACGTGCATCTTCGTCGTCGAGGACGATCCGCAGGCGGGACTCGACCATGTCGACGGTCGGCGGACCGTCGCGCTGTGCGTCAGTCCCTACACAAAGCGCGGCGAGGTCATCAGCACGCATTACAACCAGAACTCAATGGTCCGATCCATCGAGCTCATCTTCGGACTGCCCCCGATGTCCCAACTCGACATGGCGGCGAACCCGATGACGGACTGCTTCCAGGCGGAACCGGACCTGACCCCCTACACGGCAGCGCCGAATATCATCCCTCTCGATGAACTGAACCCACCGGCGGCGTCGCTTCAAGGGCAAGCGCGGCGCGATGCGGAGATGTCGATGGCGCTGCCGCTGGACGACATCGATCAAGCAGATGAGCAGACGTTCAACGCGATTCTGTGGCGGTCGGTCAAGGGCGTCCATGCGCCGTATCCGATTCTGGCACGCCGA from the Candidatus Poribacteria bacterium genome contains:
- a CDS encoding DNA repair protein RadC is translated as MEQDVLAALRELTAKVDRLLAESRPAYTAQPTLLNLPFPKKSRQLDSPRAIYEYVRKAMEDLPQEHGVVLCLNAKLYAAHVEVVSKGTANATLLYPRDVFRVAVQQNASAIVLVHCHPSGDPTPSEEDLKATQNLYKASRLLDIPIVDHLVVGREGYVSLKEQCPYLFR
- a CDS encoding sigma-70 family RNA polymerase sigma factor produces the protein MTQAELIARARESDEAAFVCLFRSVEGLAAAMAWRYGNADEGDLEDTLQEMRLRLWQKLHLCDAEGDDWRFAAWAGTVFHNVAVDVRRRKARRNHPVPFADTIDPKPLPDAAAIANEERALLLGLIGAIPSERNRLAVRLCHLGDLSIRELAHAMDCNPITAKVRAFRGVAAMKRMAKALRPPDAR
- a CDS encoding PD-(D/E)XK nuclease family protein; this encodes MEISISRLRTYLACPQLYRYRYVLLEKPEFTSADMAFGEAMHFAIAEYHCSKNNLTADRMFAEWQRYWDALVKDAEEHQREVRFRSLEGAKLVEKAKALCEEYVSQFAAAKADDVELLFQVPLLDPTTGAGSLDHTLTGRIDLVSNRCLYEFKTAGRSYSQGEADISVQLTAYALAYESISTAGLRSICIW
- a CDS encoding DUF433 domain-containing protein, which encodes MSTSVAESKTKYPYITRKKGVCRGKPIIRGTRIKVSHIVTEYELMGWTPDEIVAAHSHLTLAQVHDALSYYYDHAEEINAEIREDEVFVREMEKQHPRSILEEKRRAASTLHR
- a CDS encoding nucleotidyltransferase domain-containing protein, with the protein product MVRRIRDEVRPDRIILFGSYARGTAGPDSDVDLLVILRDATPKRRKTAEIYRLLAGSGLPKDIIVATHDETLREQYIPGSVIGEAVREGVVVYDAAAS
- a CDS encoding HEPN domain-containing protein; protein product: MTRRPPEILDAVHRWARKAEHDLITAQHTFSLDDDVCPFDTICFHAHQCIAKYLKALLTFEGTRFYRSHDLTELAPLLSDPSSEALPAADCAELNSYAVEVRYPDERPEPTRDEAAIALGVAQETRDAIRRFLPERVLV